The following proteins come from a genomic window of Pyxidicoccus sp. MSG2:
- a CDS encoding S9 family peptidase translates to MMQRVARIFGLGVVLLGAGPVLGQQGQAGDAGVEVRRADVALQGAVAKAVRPPLDAVYEALQRTVRFRQVALAPNGRRLAWVESGSEAAGANPGGSIIQVLDLTGSDAKPERITVCLAMRSCNESSLAWSPDGRKLAFLSDAGLGGPVQLYVANVSEGPVRKLTSFQGPASGPRWSPDGDSLALLVIEGEGAEHAKGPTGPAARETGVVQEAHPVRRVAVVDVDDGAVRKVTPENLFVYEYAWSPDSDQLAVTAAPPPGDANWWVAKLHVVEVKSGRARLLYTPKWQLTEPTWSPDGKQLAFIEGLMSDQGSNGGDVYAVPVAGGKARNLTPGMKATATSLDWVEKGRLVFGAQVLGDSALATVDPVKGGVTMLWKGPERISAGGVVGASLAEDGVTSAVVRESFTRAPDVWVGPVGEWKPVTRLNADVKLPVGPVRSVTWKSEGRDVQGWLLAPPTAPVGSARAPMATVIHGGPASGVLSAFQSQALMLTSQGYYVFFPNPRGSFGQGADFVQANRRDFGYGDMRDIMSGVDAVLASEPVDPARLGVMGWSYGGYMTMWAVTQTQRFRAAVAGAGISNWQSYYGTNHIDTWMLPYFGASVYDEPDVYARSSPINFVKLVRTPTLLEHGERDVEVPASQSYEFFKALKALGVETQLVIYADEGHGLRKPDHLKDRTLRMVEWFDAHLPPPNLPAAKVPMPLR, encoded by the coding sequence ATGATGCAGCGGGTGGCGCGAATCTTCGGACTGGGTGTGGTGCTGCTGGGCGCGGGGCCGGTGCTCGGTCAGCAGGGCCAGGCGGGTGACGCGGGCGTGGAGGTGCGCCGCGCGGACGTGGCGCTCCAGGGCGCGGTGGCGAAGGCCGTCCGGCCGCCGCTCGACGCCGTCTACGAGGCGCTCCAGCGCACCGTGCGCTTCCGGCAGGTGGCCCTCGCTCCGAATGGCCGGCGCCTGGCGTGGGTGGAGTCCGGCTCGGAAGCCGCCGGGGCGAACCCGGGTGGCAGCATCATCCAGGTGCTGGACCTCACCGGGTCCGACGCGAAGCCCGAGCGCATCACCGTCTGCCTGGCGATGCGCTCGTGCAACGAGTCCTCGCTGGCGTGGAGCCCGGACGGGCGGAAGCTCGCGTTCCTCTCCGACGCGGGGCTGGGCGGGCCGGTGCAGCTCTACGTCGCCAACGTGTCCGAAGGCCCGGTGCGCAAGCTGACGTCCTTCCAGGGCCCGGCCTCCGGGCCGCGGTGGTCTCCGGACGGGGACTCCCTCGCGCTGCTCGTCATCGAGGGCGAGGGCGCCGAGCACGCCAAGGGCCCCACCGGCCCCGCGGCGCGTGAGACGGGCGTGGTGCAGGAGGCGCACCCGGTGCGGCGCGTGGCGGTGGTGGACGTGGACGACGGCGCCGTGCGGAAGGTGACGCCGGAGAACCTCTTCGTCTACGAGTACGCGTGGAGCCCGGACAGCGACCAGCTCGCGGTGACGGCCGCGCCGCCGCCGGGGGACGCGAACTGGTGGGTGGCGAAGCTGCACGTGGTGGAGGTGAAGTCGGGCCGCGCGCGGCTCTTGTACACGCCGAAGTGGCAGCTCACCGAGCCCACGTGGAGCCCCGACGGGAAGCAACTGGCGTTCATCGAGGGACTGATGAGCGACCAGGGCTCCAACGGCGGGGACGTGTACGCGGTGCCGGTGGCGGGGGGCAAGGCGCGCAACCTCACGCCGGGGATGAAGGCCACCGCGACGAGCCTGGACTGGGTGGAGAAGGGGCGGCTGGTGTTCGGCGCGCAGGTGCTGGGGGACTCGGCGCTGGCGACGGTGGACCCGGTGAAGGGTGGGGTGACGATGCTGTGGAAGGGCCCCGAGCGCATCAGCGCGGGCGGGGTGGTGGGCGCGTCGCTGGCGGAGGACGGCGTGACGAGCGCGGTGGTGCGCGAGTCCTTCACGCGGGCGCCGGACGTGTGGGTGGGGCCGGTGGGGGAGTGGAAGCCCGTCACGCGCCTCAACGCGGACGTGAAGCTGCCGGTGGGGCCGGTGCGCAGCGTGACGTGGAAGAGCGAGGGGCGGGACGTGCAGGGCTGGCTGCTGGCGCCGCCCACGGCGCCGGTGGGCAGCGCGCGGGCGCCGATGGCGACGGTGATTCACGGCGGGCCGGCGTCGGGGGTGCTGTCCGCCTTCCAGTCGCAGGCGCTGATGCTGACGAGCCAGGGCTACTACGTCTTCTTCCCCAACCCGCGTGGCAGCTTCGGGCAGGGGGCGGACTTCGTGCAGGCCAACCGGCGGGACTTCGGGTACGGCGACATGCGCGACATCATGTCGGGCGTGGACGCGGTGCTGGCGAGCGAGCCGGTGGACCCGGCGCGGCTGGGCGTGATGGGGTGGAGCTACGGCGGCTACATGACGATGTGGGCGGTGACGCAGACGCAGCGCTTCCGCGCGGCGGTGGCGGGGGCGGGCATCTCCAACTGGCAGAGCTACTACGGGACGAACCACATCGACACGTGGATGCTGCCGTACTTCGGCGCGTCCGTGTACGACGAGCCGGACGTGTACGCGCGCAGCTCGCCCATCAACTTCGTGAAGCTGGTGCGCACGCCGACGCTGCTCGAGCACGGTGAGCGGGACGTGGAGGTGCCGGCGTCGCAGAGCTACGAGTTCTTCAAGGCGCTCAAGGCGCTGGGCGTGGAGACGCAGTTGGTCATCTACGCGGATGAGGGACACGGGCTGCGCAAGCCGGACCACCTGAAGGACCGGACGCTGCGGATGGTGGAGTGGTTCGACGCGCACCTGCCGCCGCCGAACCTGCCCGCGGCGAAGGTGCCGATGCCGCTGCGCTAG
- a CDS encoding GAF domain-containing sensor histidine kinase, which produces MSAPPESHPGLGFPGDLLAQLPEAIAAFSREGRFRYVNAAAERLFGGALGALVGRTLEEVRPGADGRALHEALARVEESGRPERFEYRFSPVRWLDVRVHADAEALWLIAADLPGAPRTPVSGEAASAKARLPADALLEVEREARTRAERTAEYARRLQEVTRLLGQALSGPEVAGAVLEVGVSALGAINCGIWLLDGTGRRLEMMQSRGFGAEALAVFSAFPVDAPVPVAEAVRGGEPVWMPSWAEYARRVPASDERAHGVVLRDEMTAACLPLHVEGRVIGGVAFGFQGPHLFEDAERWFLQILTQHAAQALERVRLFEAQRTDITERKRAEARTRFLAEAGALLSSSLDYERTLAAVARVAVPSLADWCAVDMPEPDGQVRKLVVAHQDPERVRVAMDFHARYPPLLSAAGGIGKVLRTGEPEFVEHLTQEMVDAAGSDPVRRDAVRALGIRSLICVPLRSRGRIIAALTLVYADSDRHYTEADLYLAQELALRASAAIDNAALYREAQEAVAARDTFLGVASHELNTPLTSLALNLQTLQRAVEQLPLDAHPGRPAVGPKFQSAQRQVARLASLIRELLDVSRITEGRLKLEPEPMDLAELAREVAARAAEDAARAGCELRLRIPASVEGVWDRLRLDQVVQNLLSNALKYGHGQPVDLELEDGADAVTLRVKDRGLGISAEDQARLFQKFERLASERHYSGFGLGLWIVKQVVDALGGRIHVDSAPGQGATFTVVVPR; this is translated from the coding sequence GTGTCCGCACCTCCCGAGTCGCACCCCGGGCTCGGCTTCCCAGGGGACCTCCTCGCTCAGCTCCCCGAGGCCATCGCGGCGTTCAGCCGGGAGGGCCGCTTCCGGTACGTGAATGCCGCCGCGGAGCGGCTCTTCGGCGGCGCGCTCGGCGCGCTCGTCGGCCGCACGCTGGAAGAGGTGCGCCCCGGAGCGGACGGGCGCGCGCTTCACGAGGCCCTCGCGCGGGTGGAGGAGAGCGGGCGGCCGGAGCGTTTCGAGTACCGCTTCTCCCCGGTGCGGTGGCTGGACGTGCGCGTCCACGCCGATGCGGAGGCGCTCTGGCTCATCGCCGCGGACCTTCCCGGAGCCCCGCGGACCCCGGTGTCCGGGGAGGCCGCGAGCGCGAAGGCCCGGCTCCCCGCGGATGCGCTGCTGGAGGTGGAGCGCGAGGCGAGGACGCGCGCGGAGCGCACGGCGGAGTATGCCCGGCGGCTCCAGGAGGTGACGCGGTTGCTGGGGCAGGCGCTCTCCGGTCCGGAGGTCGCCGGGGCGGTGCTGGAGGTGGGGGTGAGCGCGCTCGGCGCCATCAACTGCGGCATCTGGCTGCTGGACGGCACGGGGCGGCGGCTCGAGATGATGCAGTCGCGCGGTTTTGGCGCCGAGGCGCTGGCGGTCTTCAGCGCCTTTCCGGTGGACGCCCCGGTGCCCGTGGCGGAGGCGGTGCGGGGCGGCGAGCCGGTGTGGATGCCGAGCTGGGCCGAGTATGCGCGGCGGGTGCCTGCCTCGGACGAGCGCGCCCACGGGGTGGTCTTGCGCGATGAGATGACGGCGGCGTGCCTGCCGCTGCACGTGGAGGGACGGGTCATCGGCGGGGTGGCCTTCGGGTTCCAGGGCCCGCACCTCTTCGAGGACGCGGAGCGCTGGTTCCTCCAGATTCTCACCCAGCACGCCGCGCAGGCGCTGGAGCGGGTGCGACTGTTCGAGGCGCAGCGCACGGACATCACCGAGCGCAAGCGCGCCGAGGCCCGCACGCGCTTCCTCGCCGAGGCGGGCGCGCTCCTGTCCTCGTCGCTGGACTACGAGCGCACGCTGGCGGCGGTGGCCCGGGTGGCGGTGCCGTCGCTGGCGGACTGGTGCGCCGTGGACATGCCCGAGCCCGACGGTCAGGTGCGCAAGTTGGTGGTGGCCCACCAGGACCCGGAGCGCGTGCGGGTGGCCATGGATTTCCACGCCCGCTATCCCCCCTTGCTGAGCGCGGCGGGTGGCATCGGCAAGGTGCTGCGCACCGGCGAGCCGGAGTTCGTGGAGCACCTCACCCAGGAGATGGTGGACGCCGCCGGGTCGGACCCGGTGCGGCGCGACGCGGTGCGGGCGCTGGGCATCCGCTCCCTCATCTGCGTGCCCCTGCGCAGCCGGGGACGCATCATCGCCGCGCTGACGCTGGTGTACGCGGACTCGGACCGTCACTACACCGAGGCGGACCTGTACCTGGCCCAGGAACTGGCGCTGCGCGCGTCCGCCGCCATCGACAACGCGGCCCTCTACCGCGAGGCGCAGGAGGCCGTCGCCGCGCGCGACACCTTCCTCGGCGTGGCCTCGCACGAGCTGAACACGCCGCTCACCTCGCTGGCGCTCAACCTGCAAACGCTGCAGCGCGCGGTGGAGCAGCTGCCGCTGGACGCGCACCCCGGCCGCCCGGCGGTGGGCCCGAAGTTCCAGTCCGCCCAGCGGCAGGTGGCGCGGCTGGCCAGCCTCATCCGCGAGCTGCTGGACGTCTCTCGCATCACCGAGGGCCGGCTGAAGCTGGAGCCCGAGCCGATGGACCTGGCGGAGCTGGCGCGCGAGGTGGCGGCGCGCGCGGCCGAGGACGCGGCGCGGGCCGGGTGCGAGCTGCGCCTGCGAATTCCCGCGTCCGTCGAGGGCGTGTGGGACCGGCTGCGGCTGGACCAGGTGGTGCAGAACCTGCTGTCCAACGCGCTCAAGTACGGCCACGGCCAGCCGGTGGACCTGGAGCTGGAGGACGGCGCGGACGCCGTCACGCTGCGGGTGAAGGACAGGGGCCTGGGCATCTCCGCGGAGGACCAGGCCCGGCTGTTCCAGAAGTTCGAGCGGCTGGCGAGCGAGCGTCACTACAGCGGCTTCGGCCTGGGACTCTGGATTGTGAAGCAGGTGGTGGACGCGCTGGGGGGCCGCATCCACGTGGACAGCGCCCCGGGGCAGGGGGCGACGTTCACCGTCGTCGTTCCACGCTGA
- a CDS encoding DUF1338 domain-containing protein, protein MTTAHATRLLDLLWERYAAEVPYARTFVQLSGGRFRNDHVALRSLARPGGGIALFSRPFERLGWKAAGTYTFPDAHLSAIYMSHPAGLPRVFISELKQEELSPRARELLAALPEDVPAPEDVDALAAWFSPPPPPDEAALLELERESQYGAWLLAFGRKVNHFTGTVDDVEAWQRRMREAGVPMKADIEGAAGTSLRQTATHAAPLPVTLRGGGTRAWPYAYFEIAQRAPDFDGFLGPQARALFDMTKRG, encoded by the coding sequence ATGACGACTGCCCACGCCACCCGCCTGCTCGATTTGCTCTGGGAGCGCTACGCCGCCGAGGTGCCCTACGCGCGCACCTTCGTCCAGCTCTCCGGAGGCCGCTTCCGCAATGACCATGTCGCGCTGCGCTCGCTGGCGCGGCCCGGCGGCGGCATCGCCCTCTTCTCGCGCCCCTTCGAGCGGCTCGGCTGGAAGGCCGCGGGCACGTACACCTTCCCGGACGCGCACCTGTCCGCCATCTACATGTCCCATCCCGCCGGGCTGCCGCGCGTCTTCATCTCCGAGCTGAAGCAGGAGGAATTGTCCCCGCGCGCCCGCGAGCTGCTCGCCGCGCTGCCCGAGGACGTGCCCGCGCCCGAGGACGTGGACGCGCTCGCCGCGTGGTTCTCCCCGCCGCCGCCGCCGGACGAGGCCGCGCTGCTGGAGCTGGAGAGGGAGTCGCAGTACGGCGCCTGGCTGCTCGCCTTCGGTCGCAAGGTGAACCACTTCACCGGCACGGTGGATGACGTGGAGGCGTGGCAGCGGCGCATGCGCGAGGCGGGCGTGCCCATGAAGGCGGACATCGAGGGCGCCGCCGGCACGTCGCTGCGGCAGACGGCCACCCACGCCGCGCCGCTGCCGGTGACGCTGAGGGGCGGCGGCACGCGTGCGTGGCCCTACGCGTACTTCGAGATTGCGCAGCGCGCGCCGGACTTCGACGGCTTCCTCGGCCCCCAGGCGCGCGCGCTCTTCGACATGACGAAGCGTGGATGA
- a CDS encoding SDR family NAD(P)-dependent oxidoreductase — MTTIAKSAAKSAPKVAAVVGAGPGLGTALAWRFAREGYTVGLFARSEGTLRQVQHDVQQAGGNASIYPTDATDAGAVKASFARLREEHGAPDVCVYNAGVFHMAGFLETSPEDFESSWRINCLGGVLCAREVLPAMLEAGRGTLLFTGATASLRGGPRSASFAAGKFGLRALAQSLAREFGPRGIHVAHVVIDGIIDTDRTHARGGPKPAHRLSPDAIAETYWQLHRQDASAWTQELDVRPAPEKF; from the coding sequence ATGACGACGATTGCGAAGTCGGCCGCGAAGTCAGCTCCGAAGGTGGCCGCGGTGGTGGGAGCGGGCCCCGGGCTGGGCACGGCGCTGGCGTGGCGCTTCGCCCGCGAGGGCTACACGGTGGGCCTCTTCGCCCGGAGCGAGGGGACGCTGCGCCAGGTCCAACACGACGTCCAGCAGGCCGGAGGAAACGCGAGCATCTACCCCACCGACGCCACGGACGCGGGCGCGGTGAAGGCGTCCTTCGCCCGGCTGCGCGAGGAGCACGGCGCCCCGGACGTCTGCGTCTACAACGCCGGCGTCTTCCACATGGCGGGCTTCCTGGAGACGTCGCCCGAGGACTTCGAGTCCTCGTGGCGCATCAACTGCCTGGGCGGCGTGCTGTGCGCGCGCGAGGTGCTGCCCGCCATGCTGGAGGCGGGGCGCGGCACGCTGCTGTTCACCGGCGCCACCGCGTCGCTGCGCGGCGGCCCGCGCTCGGCGAGCTTCGCCGCGGGCAAGTTCGGACTGAGGGCCCTGGCGCAGTCCCTGGCCCGCGAGTTCGGCCCGCGCGGCATCCACGTGGCCCACGTCGTCATCGACGGCATCATCGACACGGACCGCACGCACGCCCGGGGCGGACCGAAGCCCGCGCACCGGCTGTCGCCGGATGCCATCGCCGAGACGTACTGGCAGCTCCACCGGCAGGACGCTTCCGCGTGGACGCAGGAGCTCGACGTGCGGCCCGCGCCCGAGAAGTTCTAG
- a CDS encoding GNAT family N-acetyltransferase: MLRATLPVTLRPASASDEAFLFTLYASTREGEVAMWGWAPAQRDAFLRMQWMAQGRDWATRYAGADHRVVLVDGAPAGRLLVTRGAKEWRLVDIALLPAHRRAGVGTRLLRELMDEAAKAHVPLRLRVLSASPARALYERLGFRPEPAAATPGPMTDADPYLAMEWLPGPRGG; this comes from the coding sequence ATGCTCCGTGCCACCTTGCCCGTCACGCTCCGCCCCGCCTCCGCCTCGGACGAGGCGTTCCTGTTCACCCTGTACGCGAGCACGCGCGAGGGCGAGGTGGCCATGTGGGGCTGGGCGCCCGCGCAGCGTGACGCCTTCCTGCGCATGCAGTGGATGGCGCAGGGCCGGGACTGGGCGACGCGGTACGCCGGGGCGGACCACCGGGTGGTGCTGGTGGATGGCGCGCCCGCCGGGAGGCTGCTGGTGACGCGCGGCGCGAAGGAGTGGCGCCTCGTGGACATCGCCCTGTTGCCGGCGCACCGGCGCGCGGGCGTGGGGACGCGGCTCTTGCGCGAGCTGATGGACGAGGCCGCGAAGGCCCACGTCCCGCTGCGGCTGCGCGTGCTCTCCGCCAGCCCGGCACGCGCGCTGTACGAGCGGCTCGGCTTCCGGCCGGAGCCGGCGGCGGCGACCCCAGGTCCGATGACGGACGCGGACCCGTACCTCGCCATGGAGTGGTTGCCGGGGCCGCGCGGGGGCTGA
- a CDS encoding DUF7151 family protein translates to MAHVNWRRPTHWTFLKALPLAALLVLSGCDESKEGPQGPQGPQGPAGARGPQGEQGPAGSDGADGAAGAAGAAGEKGDKGDIGPTGPQGPAGGPRGDTGLSALVRTSAEAAGANCATGGVLFEAGIDTDGDGELDNDEVDADLTRHLCNGVQGDRGDVGPEGPTGPQGLRGDQGIQGPQGNIGPQGAKGDTGDTGATGPQGATGPQGIQGLKGDKGDKGDTGNTGATGPQGATGPQGAKGDTGNTGPQGPQGPQGNQGNVGLSALVKTTTEPAGANCATSGVKLETGVDTNRNDTLDAGEVNAALTRYVCNGPQGPQGIQGATGATGAQGAQGPQGAQGVKGDTGDTGPTGATGPQGATGPQGAQGPQGIQGATGATGPQGLQGPQGPQGAAGLHSVAATAAEPAGANCATGGARLQFGSDANNNGTLDAGEINAALTRYVCNGAQGPQGIQGPAGATGAQGATGATGATGATGATGATGPQGPAGSTGVYGDGSGGSFNVAFGNTLDLTTVSGFNSLAGRHHLQFTDITISGTLIVPSGTVLRATGSVSVTGTGTIIVAAGTQDSGNGAPNPGVSLAPAGQIHGGIGMGVLQASHVRRPGPLAGGAGDRNISLGAVTGGEGGGSLVIVARGNVSVAAGGAINANGASGINPGGATDIPGPGGGGGGIIVVGSQGNITVTGFLRAVGGTGGPGVNGNGGAAGAGGGGGGGGGIIHLIAAGTINAPGSQLLVSGGAAGTDASSSSTNQPGSGGGATAGNGGNGGNGNPVAGQAFVAATAGTAGYTISTVIPAPENLFL, encoded by the coding sequence ATGGCTCACGTGAATTGGCGGCGCCCTACCCATTGGACGTTCTTGAAGGCACTCCCGCTGGCGGCGCTGCTGGTGCTGTCGGGGTGCGACGAAAGCAAGGAGGGCCCACAGGGTCCACAGGGTCCACAGGGGCCCGCAGGTGCGCGCGGCCCCCAGGGTGAGCAGGGTCCCGCTGGCTCGGACGGTGCGGACGGTGCGGCCGGTGCGGCCGGCGCCGCGGGCGAGAAGGGCGATAAGGGAGATATCGGTCCCACCGGTCCCCAGGGCCCCGCGGGCGGTCCGCGCGGTGACACCGGCCTGAGCGCACTGGTGCGCACCAGCGCGGAGGCCGCGGGCGCCAACTGCGCCACCGGCGGCGTGCTGTTCGAGGCGGGCATCGACACCGACGGCGACGGCGAGCTGGACAACGACGAGGTGGACGCGGACCTGACGCGCCACCTGTGCAACGGCGTGCAGGGCGACCGCGGCGACGTCGGTCCGGAAGGTCCCACGGGCCCGCAGGGCCTGCGCGGCGACCAGGGCATCCAGGGCCCGCAGGGCAACATCGGTCCCCAGGGCGCCAAGGGTGACACGGGCGACACCGGCGCCACCGGTCCGCAGGGCGCCACCGGTCCCCAGGGCATCCAGGGTCTGAAGGGCGACAAGGGCGACAAGGGCGACACGGGCAACACCGGCGCCACCGGTCCCCAGGGCGCCACCGGTCCCCAGGGCGCCAAGGGTGACACGGGCAACACCGGTCCCCAGGGCCCGCAGGGCCCCCAGGGCAACCAGGGCAACGTCGGCCTGAGCGCGCTGGTGAAAACCACCACGGAGCCCGCGGGCGCCAACTGCGCCACTTCCGGCGTGAAGCTGGAGACGGGCGTCGACACCAACCGCAACGACACGCTGGACGCGGGCGAAGTCAACGCCGCGCTGACGCGCTACGTGTGCAACGGGCCCCAGGGTCCGCAGGGCATCCAGGGAGCGACGGGCGCGACGGGTGCGCAGGGCGCCCAGGGTCCGCAGGGTGCCCAGGGCGTGAAGGGTGACACGGGCGACACGGGCCCCACGGGCGCCACCGGCCCGCAGGGCGCGACGGGTCCGCAGGGTGCCCAGGGTCCGCAGGGCATCCAGGGAGCGACGGGCGCCACCGGTCCCCAGGGCCTCCAGGGTCCGCAGGGCCCGCAGGGCGCGGCCGGCCTCCACTCGGTGGCGGCGACCGCCGCCGAGCCCGCGGGTGCCAACTGCGCCACCGGCGGCGCGCGGCTCCAGTTCGGCTCGGACGCCAACAACAATGGCACGCTGGACGCGGGCGAAATCAACGCCGCGCTGACGCGCTACGTGTGCAACGGCGCCCAGGGTCCCCAGGGCATCCAGGGTCCGGCGGGTGCGACGGGCGCCCAGGGCGCGACGGGCGCGACGGGCGCGACGGGCGCCACGGGTGCGACGGGCGCGACGGGTCCGCAGGGCCCCGCGGGTTCGACCGGCGTCTACGGTGACGGCTCGGGCGGCTCGTTCAACGTCGCGTTCGGCAACACCCTGGACCTGACCACCGTGTCGGGCTTCAACTCCCTGGCCGGCAGGCACCACCTGCAGTTCACCGACATCACCATCAGCGGCACCCTCATCGTCCCCAGCGGCACGGTGCTGCGCGCCACCGGCAGCGTCTCGGTGACGGGCACGGGCACCATCATCGTGGCGGCGGGCACGCAGGACTCCGGCAACGGCGCGCCGAACCCTGGCGTGTCCCTGGCCCCCGCGGGGCAGATCCACGGCGGCATCGGCATGGGCGTGCTCCAGGCGTCCCACGTGCGGCGTCCGGGACCGCTGGCGGGCGGCGCGGGTGACCGCAATATCTCGCTGGGCGCCGTCACGGGCGGCGAGGGTGGTGGCTCGCTGGTCATCGTGGCGCGCGGCAACGTGAGCGTCGCGGCGGGTGGCGCCATCAACGCCAACGGCGCCAGCGGCATCAACCCGGGTGGCGCCACGGACATCCCGGGCCCCGGTGGCGGCGGTGGCGGCATCATCGTCGTCGGCTCTCAGGGCAACATCACCGTGACCGGCTTCCTGCGGGCGGTGGGTGGCACTGGAGGCCCGGGGGTGAATGGCAACGGTGGTGCGGCGGGTGCCGGCGGCGGCGGTGGTGGTGGTGGTGGCATCATCCACCTCATCGCGGCGGGCACCATCAACGCGCCCGGCTCCCAGCTCCTCGTGAGCGGTGGCGCCGCCGGTACGGACGCCTCCTCCTCGAGCACCAACCAGCCCGGCAGCGGCGGCGGTGCCACCGCGGGCAACGGCGGCAACGGCGGCAACGGCAACCCCGTCGCGGGCCAGGCGTTCGTCGCGGCCACGGCCGGTACCGCGGGCTACACCATCAGCACGGTGATTCCGGCTCCGGAGAACCTCTTCCTCTAG
- a CDS encoding phage tail protein, with translation MSEPFIGQIMMFGGNFAPRGWAFCQGQLLSIAQNTALFSILGTTYGGNGQTTFALPDLRGRYPMQPGQGPGLSPRTLGEQGGSETVTLIANQMPAHTHSLTASNSAADQPIPEGNVTATRIESGVPVNSYTTPNNINTTMAPNSIGIAGGSQPHNNMSPFLCVNFIIALEGIYPSRN, from the coding sequence GTGTCCGAGCCATTCATCGGTCAGATCATGATGTTCGGTGGCAACTTCGCTCCGCGCGGCTGGGCGTTCTGCCAGGGGCAGCTGCTCTCCATCGCGCAGAACACCGCGCTCTTCTCCATCCTGGGCACCACCTACGGCGGCAACGGGCAGACGACGTTCGCCCTGCCGGACCTGCGGGGCCGGTATCCCATGCAGCCCGGCCAGGGCCCGGGCCTCTCGCCGCGCACGCTGGGCGAGCAGGGCGGTAGCGAGACGGTGACGCTGATTGCGAACCAGATGCCCGCGCATACCCACTCGCTGACGGCGAGCAACTCCGCGGCGGACCAGCCCATCCCCGAGGGCAACGTCACGGCCACGCGCATCGAGTCGGGCGTTCCGGTGAACTCCTACACCACGCCCAACAACATCAACACCACCATGGCGCCGAACTCCATCGGCATCGCCGGCGGCAGCCAGCCCCACAACAACATGTCGCCCTTCCTCTGCGTGAACTTCATCATCGCGCTGGAAGGCATCTACCCGTCGCGCAACTGA